One Paraburkholderia flagellata genomic window carries:
- a CDS encoding MFS transporter translates to MNTTVSSPAAALRQTKREPRGYSERNAQYWRRNLVVCVIGSFTTLVSLSMLLPFLPLYVRQLGVTSQSAVIQWSGVAFGATFLGTALTAPIWGRLADRYGRKPMLVRAAIGMAVVMSLIGVAHNVYELVALRLIAGLVGGYASASTVMVGTQAPRERAGWALGILSTGALAGNLIGPLVGGVLPGWIGIRGTFFAGGAMIAVAALLTIVVVKEEFHPESDAKSPARNAAAGSGSGARRPDYAVVAALLVTAMMVLLANMSIEPVITVYIGSLGVGAAHLARVAGVVMACSALGSMLTAARLGSLADRFGSWRVIVACLVLTGLAMVPQAFVTHWWQLAGLRVVMGMTLAGLLPSIGKLARQSVDESKTGRMLGYLQSAQFSGQVVGPVIGGVIGVHFGLHAVFFVTGALLVACGGLAHWAQRRAHA, encoded by the coding sequence GTGAATACCACCGTATCTTCTCCCGCCGCCGCGCTGCGGCAGACAAAGCGCGAGCCGCGCGGCTATTCGGAGCGCAACGCGCAGTACTGGCGGCGCAATCTGGTGGTGTGCGTGATCGGCTCGTTCACGACGCTCGTGAGCCTCAGCATGCTGCTGCCGTTCCTGCCGCTCTATGTGCGGCAACTCGGCGTGACCTCGCAGTCCGCCGTGATCCAGTGGTCGGGCGTTGCCTTCGGCGCGACATTTCTCGGCACGGCGCTGACCGCGCCGATCTGGGGGCGCCTCGCCGACCGCTATGGCCGCAAGCCCATGCTTGTGCGCGCGGCGATCGGCATGGCCGTGGTGATGTCGTTGATCGGCGTGGCGCACAATGTGTACGAGCTCGTCGCGCTGCGTCTGATCGCCGGTCTCGTGGGGGGCTATGCGTCGGCTTCCACCGTGATGGTCGGCACCCAGGCGCCGCGCGAGCGCGCGGGCTGGGCGCTCGGCATTCTGTCGACGGGCGCGCTCGCGGGCAATCTCATCGGGCCGCTGGTGGGCGGCGTGCTGCCTGGCTGGATCGGCATTCGTGGCACTTTTTTCGCCGGCGGCGCGATGATCGCGGTGGCGGCGCTGCTGACCATCGTCGTGGTGAAGGAAGAGTTTCATCCAGAAAGCGATGCGAAATCGCCCGCACGCAATGCCGCGGCTGGTTCAGGCAGTGGCGCGCGCCGCCCCGACTATGCGGTCGTGGCCGCGCTGCTCGTGACCGCGATGATGGTGCTGCTCGCCAACATGTCGATCGAACCTGTCATCACGGTTTATATCGGCAGTCTGGGCGTGGGCGCGGCGCATCTCGCACGCGTGGCGGGCGTGGTCATGGCATGCTCGGCGCTTGGCAGCATGCTCACGGCGGCACGCCTTGGCTCACTGGCCGACCGCTTCGGGAGCTGGCGCGTCATTGTCGCGTGCCTCGTGCTCACGGGCCTCGCGATGGTGCCGCAAGCGTTCGTCACGCACTGGTGGCAGCTCGCGGGCCTGCGCGTGGTGATGGGCATGACGCTCGCGGGGCTTTTGCCTTCCATCGGCAAGCTCGCGCGGCAATCGGTAGACGAAAGCAAAACGGGGCGCATGCTCGGCTATTTGCAGTCGGCGCAATTCAGCGGCCAGGTGGTGGGCCCGGTGATCGGCGGTGTGATCGGCGTTCACTTCGGCTTGCACGCCGTGTTCTTCGTGACCGGCGCGTTGCTGGTCGCATGCGGTGGACTCGCGCACTGGGCGCAGCGCCGCGCTCACGCTTGA
- a CDS encoding YbfB/YjiJ family MFS transporter, with protein sequence MHQAVSNPSARAAYNVWRGTLAGASASLIGIGLARFAYTPLLAAIIGAHWFPASTAAYLGAANLGGYLAGALLAGAMVRAARPATVLRAMMLLATLAFVACAVPVSFLWFFIWRFASGLSGGALMVLAAPTILAHVPAARRGFASGGIFTGIGLGIAASGTIVPILLRQGLTATWLGLAVVSALLTAVAWNGWPEHGAPAPAHAPSRFEHAKAYPRAKLRALYAEYGLNAVGLVPHMIFLVDYVARGLGRGVDAGAEFWVLYGIGAIVGPLAAGHLADRAGFGPALRAAYLVQAVAVAIPAIGIFGAQGLMVSAVLMGAFTPGIVPLVLGRVNELLAHHPSAVKGAWSRATTSFAVMQAVAAYGLSFVFSSSGGNYLVLFAIGAAALVLALLVDLFSALRAK encoded by the coding sequence ATGCATCAAGCCGTCTCGAATCCGTCCGCGCGTGCAGCCTACAACGTCTGGCGGGGCACGCTCGCCGGGGCCAGCGCAAGCCTCATCGGCATTGGTCTCGCGCGTTTCGCCTACACGCCGCTGCTGGCCGCCATCATCGGCGCACATTGGTTCCCAGCCTCGACCGCCGCCTACCTCGGCGCGGCGAACCTCGGCGGCTATCTGGCTGGAGCGCTGCTCGCGGGCGCGATGGTTCGCGCCGCCAGACCCGCCACCGTGCTGCGCGCGATGATGCTGCTCGCAACCCTCGCCTTTGTCGCCTGTGCGGTGCCCGTTTCGTTCCTCTGGTTCTTCATCTGGCGCTTTGCCTCGGGCCTTTCGGGCGGCGCGCTGATGGTGCTCGCCGCACCCACGATCCTCGCGCACGTGCCGGCCGCGCGGCGCGGCTTCGCAAGCGGCGGCATCTTCACGGGCATCGGGCTCGGCATCGCGGCATCGGGCACGATCGTGCCGATCCTGCTGCGCCAGGGCCTGACGGCCACGTGGCTCGGACTCGCCGTCGTCTCCGCGCTGCTCACGGCCGTGGCGTGGAACGGCTGGCCCGAGCATGGCGCGCCCGCACCTGCTCACGCGCCTTCGCGCTTCGAACACGCCAAGGCTTACCCCCGCGCGAAGCTGCGCGCGCTCTATGCCGAATACGGGCTGAACGCCGTGGGGCTCGTGCCGCACATGATCTTCCTCGTCGATTACGTGGCGCGCGGGCTGGGTCGCGGCGTGGATGCGGGCGCCGAATTTTGGGTGCTGTACGGCATCGGCGCGATCGTCGGTCCGCTCGCGGCGGGCCACCTCGCGGACCGCGCGGGCTTCGGTCCGGCGTTGCGCGCGGCGTATCTGGTGCAGGCCGTGGCGGTCGCAATTCCGGCGATCGGCATTTTCGGCGCGCAAGGGCTCATGGTCTCCGCCGTGCTGATGGGCGCATTTACACCAGGCATCGTGCCGCTGGTGCTCGGCCGCGTGAACGAGTTGCTTGCGCATCATCCGTCTGCCGTGAAGGGCGCGTGGAGCCGCGCCACGACGAGCTTCGCCGTGATGCAGGCGGTGGCGGCCTACGGGCTGTCGTTTGTGTTCTCGTCGAGCGGCGGCAACTATCTCGTCCTGTTCGCCATCGGCGCCGCGGCTCTCGTGCTCGCGCTCCTTGTCGATCTCTTCTCCGCGTTGAGGGCCAAGTGA
- a CDS encoding LysR family transcriptional regulator yields the protein MDRIDAMKVFVATLDEGSLAAAGRRLGRSPAAVSRAIAFLEEHTGTPLLYRTTRTIRLSDAGERYALACRRILADLEEADLLAADERSAPRGLLGVTAAVAVGEEVLGPMIDEFIDRNPEVSIRLHLLDRPASLIDEGIDVALRIAHLQDSTLVAIPVGEVRRVVVASPDYLATHPPIDAPADLASHPIISMTHFGLDSWSFPAARQTALPQVVQFSPRFIVNTIRAARASAVAGHGVTRLFSYHVAEEVEAGRLKIVLRDSEHAPLPANLVTPHGRLSVPKVRSFVDFAVPRLREYFEQARRITDAD from the coding sequence ATGGACCGAATCGACGCCATGAAGGTTTTCGTCGCCACGCTCGACGAGGGAAGTCTCGCGGCCGCGGGCCGCCGGCTGGGCCGCTCGCCCGCGGCGGTGAGCCGGGCCATTGCGTTTCTGGAGGAGCACACGGGCACGCCGCTCTTGTATCGCACCACGCGCACGATCCGGCTGAGCGATGCGGGCGAGCGCTATGCGCTGGCGTGCCGGCGCATTCTCGCCGATCTCGAGGAGGCCGACCTGCTCGCCGCCGACGAGCGCTCGGCGCCGCGCGGCCTGCTCGGCGTGACGGCGGCGGTGGCCGTGGGCGAAGAGGTGCTGGGCCCGATGATCGATGAGTTCATCGACCGCAACCCCGAGGTGTCGATCCGCCTGCATCTGCTCGACCGGCCCGCGAGCCTCATCGACGAGGGTATCGACGTGGCGTTGCGCATTGCGCATTTGCAGGACTCCACGCTCGTCGCCATTCCGGTAGGCGAGGTGCGGCGCGTGGTGGTCGCTTCGCCCGACTATCTCGCCACGCACCCGCCCATCGACGCGCCCGCCGATCTCGCGAGCCACCCGATCATTTCGATGACGCATTTCGGGCTCGACTCGTGGAGCTTCCCTGCGGCGCGCCAGACGGCGCTGCCCCAGGTCGTGCAGTTCTCGCCGCGCTTCATCGTGAATACGATACGCGCGGCGCGGGCTTCGGCCGTGGCGGGGCATGGCGTCACGCGGCTCTTTTCCTACCACGTGGCCGAGGAGGTCGAGGCGGGCAGGCTCAAGATCGTCCTGCGCGACAGCGAGCATGCGCCGCTGCCGGCGAATCTCGTCACGCCGCACGGGCGCCTTTCGGTGCCCAAGGTGCGCAGTTTCGTCGATTTCGCCGTGCCCCGGCTGCGCGAGTACTTCGAGCAGGCCCGTCGCATTACAGACGCCGATTGA
- a CDS encoding malate/lactate/ureidoglycolate dehydrogenase has protein sequence MSNATAAKGSEVVVEARALHAFVVAIWRAAGSEAREATLVADHLVEANLAGHDSHGVGMIPRYMLACREGELKLNAHAQVARDAGAVLTIEAGRGFGQVTAFEAMERGIERAKSLGVCALGLRNAHHIGRIGHWAEQCARAGLVSFHFVNVAGDPLVAPFGGIDRRFGTNPFCAAFPLEGRSPLVLDFATSAIAAGKVRVAYNKGVDVPADALIDSDGRPTRDPGALFSDTQHGALRAFGGAVAGHKGSGLAAMCEILAGALSGGFTTREQTIVSTHAIVNCMMSVIVDPAAFDAPSREDEALAFVEWLKATRRAAGVDEILLPGEREDATRRAREARGIPVDATSWAQIVDAARTAGVTDAQIAACERNSR, from the coding sequence ATGTCGAATGCCACTGCTGCAAAAGGTTCAGAAGTCGTTGTCGAGGCTCGCGCGCTGCATGCCTTCGTCGTCGCCATATGGCGCGCGGCCGGCAGCGAGGCGCGCGAGGCCACGCTGGTTGCCGACCATCTCGTCGAAGCGAATCTCGCGGGGCACGACTCGCACGGTGTGGGCATGATTCCGCGCTATATGCTGGCGTGCCGCGAAGGCGAACTCAAACTGAACGCGCATGCGCAGGTCGCGCGCGACGCGGGCGCGGTGCTCACGATCGAAGCCGGGCGCGGCTTCGGGCAAGTCACGGCGTTCGAAGCGATGGAGCGCGGCATCGAGCGTGCGAAGTCGCTCGGCGTGTGCGCGCTCGGCCTGCGCAATGCCCATCACATCGGACGTATCGGGCACTGGGCGGAGCAATGCGCGCGCGCCGGGCTAGTGTCGTTCCACTTCGTCAACGTCGCGGGCGATCCGCTCGTCGCGCCGTTCGGCGGTATCGACAGGCGCTTCGGCACCAATCCGTTTTGCGCGGCGTTTCCGCTCGAGGGGCGCTCGCCGCTCGTGCTCGACTTCGCCACGAGTGCAATTGCCGCTGGCAAAGTGCGCGTGGCTTACAACAAAGGCGTGGATGTGCCGGCCGACGCGTTGATCGACAGCGACGGCCGCCCCACGCGCGACCCCGGCGCGTTGTTCAGCGACACGCAGCATGGCGCGCTGCGCGCATTCGGCGGCGCGGTGGCGGGGCACAAGGGTTCGGGGCTTGCCGCGATGTGCGAGATTCTGGCGGGCGCGCTCTCGGGCGGCTTCACGACGCGCGAGCAAACCATCGTTTCCACGCACGCGATCGTCAATTGCATGATGTCGGTGATCGTCGATCCGGCGGCGTTCGACGCGCCGTCGCGCGAGGATGAAGCGCTCGCGTTTGTCGAGTGGCTAAAGGCCACGCGGCGCGCGGCAGGTGTGGATGAGATCCTGCTGCCCGGCGAGCGCGAGGACGCGACGCGGCGTGCGCGCGAGGCGCGCGGCATTCCGGTGGATGCGACGAGCTGGGCGCAGATCGTCGATGCCGCGCGCACGGCGGGCGTCACTGATGCGCAAATCGCGGCGTGCGAGCGCAACTCGCGCTAA